Genomic DNA from Pistricoccus aurantiacus:
GCTGAGTCAGCGCCAGATCCGGCGCGGAAAACCGCGCGAAGGTCAGAGAAACCATCAGGCCGACCACAGACAGCATCAGCAGGGAAAACAGGCGAAATCGGTGAGTCACCGCGGTACCCAAGGCGCCAAGAATCAGCAGTGCCGCCCCGGCCATCAGCACCCCATCCAGCGGCTGGTGCGTCTTGTCACCCCCCAGGCTGGGCAGCTCCACCAGCTTTAGAGCAGTCAACAGCAGGGCGCTACCCAGCAGCAGGCTCATGTAGCGCTGCAGGGAGCCATTTTCCAGGCGCTGGGTAAAGGACTGGCAAAACACCACCAGTCGCTGCACCCTGCCCTCGAAGACCAGATTGGCGTTGAGCGGCGGGAACTGACCCACCAAGCGATTTATGTAGCGGTAGGCGATATACAGACTGATACCCAGGCCGATGGCGATGGCGCTCATCAGCAGTGGCAGATTGAAGCCGTGCCATAGCTTCAGATGAAATTCCAGCGGCGCGGCGAGTACCGCATCCGTGGCCAGTCCGAGCAGACCGCCTGCGAGCAGCGCAGGAAAAAGCCCCACGGCGATGCACAAGGTCGCCAGCAGCGATACCGGCAGACGCATCAGATGCGGCGGCTCATGAGGCGTGCTTGGCAGGGGCTGCTTGGCCGGCCTGTAGAAAACCGCGTGAATCAGACGCAGGGAGTAGGCGACGGAAAGGATGCCGCCCAGCGTGGCCAGCACCGGCAGTATCCAGAACAGCCCGCCCAGCAGGTGAGCCTCCAGGCTTTCGGTGAAGAACATTTCCTTCGATAGGAAGCCGTTGAAGAGCGGTACGCCCGCCATGGCGGCACCGGTAATCGTGGTAAGAAGCGCGGTTATGGGCATGGCTCGGCGCAGCCCGCCCAGCTTCTTCAGATCCCGGGTACCGGTTTCGTGATCGATGATGCCGGCGCACATGAAGAGCGCCGCCTTGAAAGTGGCGTGATTGAGAATATGAAACAGCGCCGCCAGCATGGCCATGGGGCTGCCGATGCCCAGCAGAGCGGTGATCAGCCCCAGATGGCTGACCGTGGAAAACGCCAGGATCCCCTTGAGATCCGTCTTGACCAGGGCGAACCAGGCACCATAGAGAAAGGTGATCATTCCGATCAGGGTGACGACGATTCCCCAGAGTTCACTGCCGGCGATGGCCGGGTGCAGCCGCGCCATCAGAAAGATGCCCGCCTTGACCATGGTCGCCGAATGCAGATAGGCGGATACCGGAGTGGGCGCCGCCATGGCATGGGGCAGCCAGAACTGAAACGGAAACTGGGCTGACTTGCTGAAAGCGCCGAGCAATACCAGCACCAGCATGGTCGGGTAGCGCGGATCCGCCAGGATGGCATCGCCGCTTGCCAGTACCGTGCTCATGTCGAAGCTGCCGGCCATGTCCCCCAACAGCAGCAGTCCCGCCAGCAGGGCAAGTCCCCCGGCGCCGGTGACCGTCAGCGACATGCGCGCGCCCTTGCGGGCATCGCTGCGATAGGACCAGAAGCCGATCAGCAGAAAGGAAGACAGGCTGGTCATCTCCCAGGCCAGCCACAGCAGAATCAGGTTGTCCGCCATCACGATGCCGACCATCGAACTCATGAACAGCATCAGGTAGGCATAGAAACGACCGTGGGAATCCTCCTGGGAAAGATAGTAATGCGCGTAGTTGATGATCAGCAGGCCGATGCCGATGATCAGAATCGTGAACATGAGCGACAGGCCGTCCATGCGCAAGGCCAGGTCCAGCCCCAGTTCGGGCATCCATGTCAAGTTGATACGCGGCAGTTCACCCGCCAGCAGGGCAGGAATCTGCGCAGCAGTAAGCCCCAGGGCGATGGCGGGTAAAAGCAGGGTCGCCAGCGTGCAGGGGCCGCGTCCATAGCGGGCAGTCAGCACCGGCACCAATACCCCTAGCAGGGTCAACGTGGGGATCAAGAGCAATATCATCGAGAGACATCCTGCGCCGGGCTGGAAAGTACGCCTGTGTGATACCTATTGTCGCGCGTCGAATCAAGTGTAGCCGCAAAGATTGCACGCCAGTTTTCTGGCCGCCTTCGGGTCCTGACGCTGAGTATCTGAGTACTCTAACGTAAAGTCAGCGTTGACGTTAAAGACTTGGGAGTTTTGTTCGCAACTCCCCCCTTTGGTCATCGGTGTTATACCGGCGTCGAGAAGGAATCGGCGATATTCGAGTACTCGTGTACGATAGTTGTACAAATTGTTTTTGGCTGTCTATTTTTGGATGGAGGTCTCATGCACCGCAAGCAGGATCTTCCGCAAAAGCAGTGCGCGCAATGCTTGCGTCTCTTTCGCTGGCGACGCAAGTGGGCACGCTGCTGGCAAGAGGTGCGCTACTGTAGCGAACGCTGCCGTCGGGACGCCCGACGCTCGCGCGGACAGGAGAAAACCTCATGAGGCCCGATATTCTCTGGTTTCGCGACGATCTTCGTCTGACGGACAACCCGGTCTTGGATGCCGCCGCCGCGGCCTCTTCACTGCTATGCGTTTATGTGCTGGAAGAGCGCCTGCTGGCGCCTCTCGCGCCGGGCATGAGCGAGCGACGCATCGGCCCGGCGCGGCTGCATTTTCTATGGCAAAGCCTATGCGAGCTGCGCGGGGAGCTGCTCAAGCGGGGCAGCGATCTGCTGGTCAGGGTCGGCGACCCGGCGGCGGTTCTGACGGACTTGGCGAGTGAGAGCGAGGCGCGACGGCTTTGGGTGCAGTGCCCCGTCGCCAGCGATGAAGCGTCGGATATCGCTCGGCTCGAGCAGCGGCTCCAGGCGGATACCTACATCAGAACAGGCGAGAATGTCACCCTGTTCAAGGCGTCGGCGCTGCCGTTTCCCCTGAGCGAGCTACCTGAAACGTATTCCGCCTTTCGCCGCCAGGTGGAAAAACATTGTGCTTTCGAGGATCTCGTTTCCTCGCCCATTACCTTGCCTCCCTGGCCGGAAAAGATGGTACGCGGCATGCCGCCGCTGGAGAAAGTCTGCCCGCGGGCTACCGTCTGGCGGCCAGATCCGCGCGGCCAGTTTTGCTTCGAAGGCGGAGAAGCGGCGGGGATGGCGCGGTTGAACGCCTATCTATGGGACAAGGAAGGCGGCAGCCATTACAAGCAGACCCGCAACGGCCTGCTGGGGGCGGATTTTTCTACTCGGCTCTCCGCCTGGCTGGCCCGGGGCTGCCTGTCGCCGCGTCAGGTCCAGGCACAGGTACGTCGCTGGGAGGCGGAGTACGGCGTCAGCGAATCCAGCTATTGGATCGTTTTTGAGCTGCTTTGGCGAGAGTACTTTCACTGGGCGGCGCGCCAGGAAGGCGCGGGCCTGTTCGCCGAACGAAACTTGCCGACGCCCGGCGGCGCCTTTCATGCCTGGCGGCGAGGAGAAACCGGATTGCCCTTCGTGGACGCTGCCATGATCGAGCTTGCCACCACCGGCTGGATCTCCAACCGCGCCCGTCAGAACGTGGCAAGCTTTCTGGTCAAGGACCTGGGGGAAGACTGGCGGCTCGGTGCCGCCTGGTTCGAGCACTGTCTGATCGATTACGACGTCGCCAGCAACTGGGGAAACTGGCGCTATGTCGCCGGCGTCGGTCGGGATCCACGCAATCGCTATTTCAATGTGCTCAAGCAGGCCAGGCAGTACGACGAGGAAGGGCGTTATGTCGCGCACTGGCTGCCGGCGTTGGCGTCTTTGCCGCCGGGGGCCGTCAGGCATCATCCCTGGCACGGCGAGCCGGCGCGATTCTCGCCGCCGCTCGTAATGCCTGATGCCTGGCAGCCTTATTTGATTGATGCTGACTAGCTGAGATGGCTGATCTAAGCGATGATGCTTTTCCAATCATCTGTAAGAATAAGGACTCACACAATGCGCAGGATGCTGAGCGTCGCGCTGATTCTCACTGTGCTGGCGGGCTGCCAGACCGCCTCGAGCCGGCAGGTCGAGGCGGCGCAGGAGACGCCAGAGACAGCACCGAAGGAGGCCAGCCGCACCCTAGGTAGCTCCACCGAAGCTCGTGATTTTGTTGACTGGGTAGCGACGTTTCGTCGTGAAGCCCGGGACCAGGGTATCGGCGAGTCGGTGCTGGTCAGCGCTTTCGAGGGGGTGCGCTTTCAGCCGCGCGTCATCGAGCTCGACGGTGCCCAGCCGGAATTCGTCAGGCCCATCTGGTCCTATCTGGATACCGCGGTCTCCGCCACGCGGATCGAGCAGGGACGCAAACAGCTGGCGGCGCATGAGGGCGCGGCCAGTGCCGCGGCGCAGCGCTACGGCGTGCCGAAGGAGATACTCGTCGCCATCTGGGGCATCGAGAGCAACTACGGCGCCAATTTCGGCGGTTTTTCCACCATCGATGCCCTGGCCACCCTGGCCTTTGAAGGAAGGCGCAGTGAATTCGCCAAACAGGAGCTGATGGCGGCGCTGCGTATCCTCCAGGCCGGCGATATCGACGCCTCGCGCATGCGCGGCTCCTGGGCAGGCGCCATGGGCCATACCCAGTTCATGCCGTCGAGCTTTGAAGCCTACGCGGTGGATGGAGACGCTGACGGCCATCGAGATATCTGGGGCAGTATTCCCGACGTGATGGCTTCCACTGCCCACTATCTCGATCGGGCGGGCTGGCGTGCCGGCGAGCCCTGGGGCGTCGAAGTCACACTTCCTCAAGGTTTCGATTACACCCAGGCAAGTGCCGCGATTCGCCGCTCGAGCGAGCAGTGGGCCAGTGAGGGCGTAGCCGCCTTGAACGGTCGAGCGCTGCCCAACTTCGACGAAGCCGCCATTCTGGTTCCCGCCGGCGCCAGCGGCCCGGCCTTCCTGGTGGGGCCTAATTTCCGCGCGATCCTGCGCTACAACAATGCCACCAGCTATGCCTTGGCGGTGGGCACCCTGGCGAATCGTATCGCCGGGCGACCGGGGATCGACCAGCAGTGGCCGAGGGATCAAAAGCCCCTGAGCCGCTCCCAGGTGCGCGAGTTGCAGCAGCTCTTGAACCGTCAGGGCTATGCCACCGGTACTCCGGATGGCATCTTGGGTCCGAATACCCGCCGCGGATTGCGCGAC
This window encodes:
- a CDS encoding DASH family cryptochrome, with product MRPDILWFRDDLRLTDNPVLDAAAAASSLLCVYVLEERLLAPLAPGMSERRIGPARLHFLWQSLCELRGELLKRGSDLLVRVGDPAAVLTDLASESEARRLWVQCPVASDEASDIARLEQRLQADTYIRTGENVTLFKASALPFPLSELPETYSAFRRQVEKHCAFEDLVSSPITLPPWPEKMVRGMPPLEKVCPRATVWRPDPRGQFCFEGGEAAGMARLNAYLWDKEGGSHYKQTRNGLLGADFSTRLSAWLARGCLSPRQVQAQVRRWEAEYGVSESSYWIVFELLWREYFHWAARQEGAGLFAERNLPTPGGAFHAWRRGETGLPFVDAAMIELATTGWISNRARQNVASFLVKDLGEDWRLGAAWFEHCLIDYDVASNWGNWRYVAGVGRDPRNRYFNVLKQARQYDEEGRYVAHWLPALASLPPGAVRHHPWHGEPARFSPPLVMPDAWQPYLIDAD
- a CDS encoding DUF2256 domain-containing protein; protein product: MHRKQDLPQKQCAQCLRLFRWRRKWARCWQEVRYCSERCRRDARRSRGQEKTS
- a CDS encoding monovalent cation/H+ antiporter subunit A: MILLLIPTLTLLGVLVPVLTARYGRGPCTLATLLLPAIALGLTAAQIPALLAGELPRINLTWMPELGLDLALRMDGLSLMFTILIIGIGLLIINYAHYYLSQEDSHGRFYAYLMLFMSSMVGIVMADNLILLWLAWEMTSLSSFLLIGFWSYRSDARKGARMSLTVTGAGGLALLAGLLLLGDMAGSFDMSTVLASGDAILADPRYPTMLVLVLLGAFSKSAQFPFQFWLPHAMAAPTPVSAYLHSATMVKAGIFLMARLHPAIAGSELWGIVVTLIGMITFLYGAWFALVKTDLKGILAFSTVSHLGLITALLGIGSPMAMLAALFHILNHATFKAALFMCAGIIDHETGTRDLKKLGGLRRAMPITALLTTITGAAMAGVPLFNGFLSKEMFFTESLEAHLLGGLFWILPVLATLGGILSVAYSLRLIHAVFYRPAKQPLPSTPHEPPHLMRLPVSLLATLCIAVGLFPALLAGGLLGLATDAVLAAPLEFHLKLWHGFNLPLLMSAIAIGLGISLYIAYRYINRLVGQFPPLNANLVFEGRVQRLVVFCQSFTQRLENGSLQRYMSLLLGSALLLTALKLVELPSLGGDKTHQPLDGVLMAGAALLILGALGTAVTHRFRLFSLLMLSVVGLMVSLTFARFSAPDLALTQLSVEVATMILLMLALYFLPQKTPKEASVKRVIRDIGLAIGLGAVVTSFNYAVLTRESNSISGFFLANSVPGGGGHNVVNVILVDFRGFDTLGEITVLALAGLAILKLLNRLRLFMPHSDWQGRLWSPDRYPMILTSISQMILPLALLVAVYIFLRGHNQPGGGFIAGLITAAALILIYIARGVEWVQTRLDFTYQTIAIAGVATATLTGLGSWVFGYPFLTSSYGHFHIPLIGDIELATALLFDLGVYLAVVGATLMILANLGKVTTPHRPSKEKS
- a CDS encoding lytic murein transglycosylase gives rise to the protein MRRMLSVALILTVLAGCQTASSRQVEAAQETPETAPKEASRTLGSSTEARDFVDWVATFRREARDQGIGESVLVSAFEGVRFQPRVIELDGAQPEFVRPIWSYLDTAVSATRIEQGRKQLAAHEGAASAAAQRYGVPKEILVAIWGIESNYGANFGGFSTIDALATLAFEGRRSEFAKQELMAALRILQAGDIDASRMRGSWAGAMGHTQFMPSSFEAYAVDGDADGHRDIWGSIPDVMASTAHYLDRAGWRAGEPWGVEVTLPQGFDYTQASAAIRRSSEQWASEGVAALNGRALPNFDEAAILVPAGASGPAFLVGPNFRAILRYNNATSYALAVGTLANRIAGRPGIDQQWPRDQKPLSRSQVRELQQLLNRQGYATGTPDGILGPNTRRGLRDYQRSVGLVPDGFATQALLDRLRG